In Bos indicus x Bos taurus breed Angus x Brahman F1 hybrid chromosome 1, Bos_hybrid_MaternalHap_v2.0, whole genome shotgun sequence, a single window of DNA contains:
- the ACKR4 gene encoding atypical chemokine receptor 4 translates to MALEYNQSTDYYYEENEMNDTHDYSQYEVICIKEEVRKFAKVFLPAFFTIAFIIGLAGNSTVVAIYAYYKKRRTKTDVYILNLAVADLFLLFTLPFWAVNAVHGWVLGKIMCKVTSALYTVNFVSGMQFLACISTDRYWAVTKAPSQSGVGKPCWVICFCVWVAAILLSIPQLVFYTVNHKARCVPIFPYHLGTSMKASIQILEICIGFIIPFLIMAVCYFITAKTLIKMPNIKKSQPLKVLFTVVIVFIVTQLPYNIVKFCQAIDIIYSLITDCDMSKRMDVAIQITESIALFHSCLNPVLYVFMGTSFKNYIMKVAKKYGSWRRQRQNVEEIPFESEDATEPTSTFSI, encoded by the coding sequence ATGGCTTTGGAATACAACCAGTCAACAGATTACTATtatgaggaaaatgaaatgaatgacacTCATGACTATAGTCAGTATGAAGTGATCTGTATAAAAGAAGAGGTCAGAAAATTTGCAAAAGTTTTCCTACCTGCCTTCTTCACAATAGCTTTCATCATTGGACTTGCAGGCAATTCCACTGTAGTGGCGATTTATGCCTATTACAAAAAGCGGAGAACCAAAACAGATGTGTACATCTTGAATTTGGCAGTGGCGGATTTATTCCTTCTATTCACTTTGCCTTTTTGGGCAGTTAATGCAGTTCATGGGTGGGTTTTAGGGAAAATcatgtgcaaagtcacttcagccTTGTACACAGTCAATTTTGTGTCTGGAATGCAGTTTCTGGCTTGTATCAGCACAGACAGATACTGGGCAGTAACTAAAGCTCCCAGTCAATCGGGAGTGGGAAAACCATGCTGGGTCATCTGTTTCTGCGTCTGGGTGGCTGCCATCTTGCTGAGTATCCCTCAGTTGGTTTTTTATACAGTAAATCATAAAGCTAGGTGTGTTCCCATCTTTCCATACCACCTAGGAACATcaatgaaagcatcaattcaaatCCTGGAAATCTGCATTGGATTTATAATACCCTTTCTTATCATGGCAGTGTGCTACTTCATCACGGCAAAGACACTCATCAAGATGCCTAACATTAAAAAATCTCAGCCCCTCAAAGTTCTGTTCACAGTGGTCATAGTTTTCATTGTCACTCAATTACCTTATAATATTGTCAAGTTCTGCCAAGCCATAGACATCATCTACTCCCTGATCACTGACTGTGACATGAGCAAACGCATGGACGTTGCCATCCAAATCACAGAGAGTATTGCACTCTTTCACAGCTGCCTCAACCCCGTCCTATATGTTTTCATGGGAACCTCTTTTAAAAACTACATCATGAAAGTTGCCAAGAAATACGGATCCTGGagaagacaaagacaaaatgTGGAGGAGATTCCTTTCGAATCTGAAGATGCTACAGAGCCAACCAGTACTTTCAGCATTTAA